One Pyrus communis chromosome 13, drPyrComm1.1, whole genome shotgun sequence genomic window carries:
- the LOC137713764 gene encoding uncharacterized protein: MSSMEETPSPPKRRLSCATCFDALWFCYSPVHQMQQYYRLGSLDNCSGKWTSLVDCLVLKTKRSSEVQEILETREKGKSHIWTFRTPEEASVNWKEQFGDLDEVE, encoded by the exons ATGTCTTCAATGGAAGAAACACCTTCCCCTCCAAAGCGTCGATTGTCGTGCGCCACCTGCTTCGACGCCCTCTGGTTTTGCTATT CTCCGGTGCATCAGATGCAACAGTATTATAGACTTGGGTCACTTGATAACTGTTCTGGGAAATGGACTTCTCTGGTTGATTGCTTGGTTTTGAAGACGAAGCGGTCATCTGAAGTGCAG GAAATTTTGGAAACTCGGGAGAAAGGCAAGTCTCACATCTGGACTTTTCGAACTCCAGAAGAAGCATCAGTTAACTGGAAAGAACAATTTGGAGATTtagatgaagtggaatga
- the LOC137712800 gene encoding mediator of RNA polymerase II transcription subunit 27 — MQQQQQQPQATTQNSTPPQPSFAGSTTAEAPPKQVAQAMERLSQASRLIADIRIGADRLLEALFVAAQPHQSSKPLQLFLNEDASMRQHLLDLRSVGRQLEESGVLNESLRSRSNSWGLHMPLVCPDGAVVAYAWKRQLAGQAGASAVDRTRLALKAFTDQKRRFFPHLDDASNDQCNESASKKQRISQAPAAHNQEDGLDCKTLSEVLLRMEKVPNLKVSIYERLDWLKRASSLPENESSSETLKDHGYHSSSKLRSGPPDVDPDKVAVIELLFPSTFRAVVSLHPAGSIDPDAVAFFSPDEGGSYIHARGVSIYHVYKHITEHAATALQYFIGVRTETALHCLLHWICSYQTLFTKVCSKCGRLLAMDRKSAQLLPPVYRPYRQFTTSNVSSSLNVSGAYHVGCFSEEL; from the exons atgcagcagcagcagcaacaaccgCAAGCAACGACGCAGAACTCCACGCCGCCGCAGCCTTCCTTTGCGGGGTCCACCACGGCGGAGGCGCCGCCAAAACAGGTGGCGCAGGCGATGGAGCGGCTTTCTCAAGCCAGCCGCCTCATCGCGGACATTAGGATTGGCGCCGACCGCCTCCTCGAAGCCCTGTTCGTGGCCGCTCAGCCGCACCAGAGCTCCAAGCCTCTCCAGTTGTTCCTCAACGAGGACGCCTCCATGCGCCAACACCTCCTCGACCTCCGCTCCGTCG GAAGACAGCTGGAAGAATCTGGAGTTTTGAACGAGTCTCTGCGATCGCGGAGCAATTCTTGGGGATTACACATGCCGTTGGTTTGTCCGGATGGCGCTGTGGTTGCGTATGCTTGGAAGCGGCAGCTCGCCGGCCAAGCTGGTGCTTCTGCAGTTGACAGGACCAG GCTAGCTCTCAAGGCATTCACTGATCAGAAAAGGCGATTTTTTCCTCACCTTGATGATGCATCAAATGATCAGTGTAATGAATCAGCTTCGAAGAAGCAACGCATTTCCCAAGCACCCGCAGCACATAATCAAGAAGATGGTTTAGATTGCAAAACGCTATCAGAGGTTTTACTGCGTATGGAAAAGGTTCCTAATTTGAAAGTTTCCATTTATGAACGATTGGATTGGTTGAAACGAGCATCTTCACTGCCAGAAAATGAGAGTTCCAGTGAAACATTAAAGGATCATGGTTATCATAGTTCAAGTAAGTTACGATCAGGTCCGCCTGATGTTGATCCAGATAAGGTTGCTGTCATTGAGTTGCTGTTTCCTTCTACCTTCAGAGCTGTAGTTTCATTGCATCCTGCTGGTTCTATTGACCCAGATGCAGTGGCATTTTTTTCTCCAGATGAG GGAGGCAGCTACATACATGCAAGAGGTGTTTCAATTTATCATGTCTATAAGCATATCACG GAACATGCTGCTACTGCTTTGCAGTATTTCATTGGAGTTCGAACTGAGACAGCTTTACATTGTCTTTTG CATTGGATCTGCAGCTATCAAACTCTCTTTACAAAAGTTTGCAG CAAGTGTGGACGGCTGCTAGCAATGGACCGGAAATCAGCTCAACTGTTACCGCCAGTTTATCGTCCTTATCGGCAGTTCACCACATCGAATGTGTCATCAAGTTTGAATGTTTCCGGGGCCTACCACGTAGGTTGTTTCTCAGAGGAATTGTGA
- the LOC137712632 gene encoding receptor protein kinase TMK1-like: MEEHHSAAAKLALSLLLLLLSLASLALSATDPNDLAILNQLRKNLQNPELLEWPENGDDPCGASWPHVFCAGSRVSQIQVQNLGLKGPLPQNLNQLTELSNIGLQRNQFSGPIPSLKGLSKLRFAYLDFNNFTSIPVDFFEGLDSLEVLALDGNTLNATTGWNFPPQLGNSAQLQNLSCMSCNLAGPLPDFLGNMSSLTVLQLSGNGLSGGIPPSFKGLNLQILWLNNPIGDGLSGPIDVLTTMVQLNSVWLHGNQFSGVIPDSIGNLTSLKDLNLNQNRFVGLVPDGLANLALDRLILNNNHLMGPIPKFKARIASFGMNAFCQSTPGVPCAAAVMALIEFLDGLNYPSTLVSKWSGNDPCGSWLGVSCGNNGKVSVINLPKYNLNGTLSPSVANLESLVQIRLQNNNLQGFVPDNWTSLKSLTELDLSGNNISPPLPKFSSTVKVSVDGNLLFNGNPSAAGAAPKGSPSSSTAPKGNHSSSTGSGSRVNGTSEPNQQKGSKRSSIIFIVAPIASVAAIAVLLVLPLSMYCCKKRRDAIQNSSSLVIHPRDPSDPDNMVKVVVADNTQGSASTVTGSSASRNSSGRAESHVIEAGNLIISVQVLRNVTKNFAPENELGRGGFGVVYKGELDDGTKIAVKRMEAGVISNKALDEFQSEIAVLSKVRHRHLVSLLGYSVEGNERMLVYEYMPQGALSRHLFHWKTFELEPLSWKRRLNIALDVARGMDYLHNLAHKSFIHRDLKSSNILLGDDFKAKVSDFGLVKLAPDGEKSVVTRLAGTFGYLAPEYAVTGKITTKVDVFSFGVVLMELLTGMMALDEDRPEESQYLAAWFWHIKSNKEKLMAAIDPTLDRKEETFETIAIIAELAGHCTAREPSQRPDMGHAVNVLSPLVEKWKPVDDENEEYSGIDYSQPLNQMVKGWQDAEGKDSGYLSLEDSKGSIPARPTGFAESFTSADGR; encoded by the exons ATGGAAGAACACCATAGTGCTGCAGCAAAGCTTGCTCTctcactcctcctcctccttctctcaCTTGCTTCACTTGCTCTGAGCGCTACAGACCCGAACGACCTAGCAATCCTCAACCAGCTGAGAAAAAACCTGCAAAATCCAGAGCTCCTGgagtggccggaaaatggcgaCGACCCATGTGGGGCCAGTTGGCCCCACGTCTTCTGCGCCGGTTCGAGAGTGTCCCAGATTCAAGTCCAGAACCTTGGCCTGAAGGGTCCTCTGCCCCAGAACTTGAACCAGCTCACTGAGCTCTCAAACATTGGCCTCCAGAGGAACCAGTTCAGTGGGCCCATCCCTTCCCTCAAAGGGCTGTCCAAGCTCCGGTTTGCTTACTTGGATTTCAACAACTTCACTTCGATTCCTGTCGACTTCTTCGAAGGCCTCGATTCTCTTGAGGTTTTGGCGTTGGACGGCAACACTTTGAATGCCACGACAGGCTGGAATTTCCCTCCTCAGCTGGGGAACTCGGCGCAGTTGCAGAATCTTAGTTGCATGAGTTGTAATTTGGCCGGTCCGTTGCCCGATTTTCTCGGGAACATGTCGTCCTTAACGGTTTTGCAACTGTCGGGCAACGGACTGTCCGGCGGCATCCCGCCGAGCTTTAAGGGCCTTAATTTGCAGATTCTTTGGTTGAACAACCCAATCGGCGACGGATTGAGTGGTCCGATTGATGTTCTGACCACAATGGTGCAGCTCAACAGCGTGTGGCTTCACGGGAACCAGTTTTCCGGCGTGATTCCGGACAGCATTGGtaatttaacttctttgaaaGATCTCAATCTTAATCAAAACCGATTTGTTGGTTTAGTTCCTGATGGTTTGGCTAATTTGGCACTTGATAGATTGATCTTGAACAATAATCATTTGATGGGTCCAATCCCGAAATTCAAAGCTCGCATTGCGAGTTTTGGTATGAATGCGTTTTGTCAATCTACTCCCGGGGTTCCTTGCGCCGCGGCGGTTATGGCACTCATTGAGTTCCTTGACGGGTTGAATTACCCTTCAACGCTTGTTTCTAAGTGGTCTGGTAATGATCCGTGCGGGTCGTGGTTGGGAGTGAGTTGTGGGAACAATGGGAAGGTGTCTGTTATAAATCTGCCCAAGTATAATCTGAATGGTACCTTGAGTCCTTCGGTTGCGAACTTAGAATCTCTTGTTCAAATTAGGCTTCAGAATAACAATTTGCAAGGTTTTGTTCCTGACAATTGGACTAGCTTGAAATCCTTGACTGAGTTGGATCTTAGTGGGAACAATATTTCCCCTCCATTGCCGAAATTCAGTAGCACTGTCAAAGTTTCCGTTGATGGGAATCTTTTGTTTAATGGTAATCCATCTGCGGCGGGTGCTGCACCAAAGGGTAGCCCGTCTTCATCGACAGCACCAAAGGGTAACCATTCCTCGTCGACAGGCTCAGGCTCTCGTGTCAATGGTACTTCTGAACCAAACCAACAAAAAGGATCGAAAAGGTCTAGCATTATTTTTATTGTAGCTCCGATTGCAAGTGTTGCTGCTATTGCTGTTTTGCTTGTACTTCCTTTATCTATGTACTGCTGTAAGAAGAGAAGAGACGCAATCCAGAATTCAAGTTCACTTGTAATTCACCCGAGAGATCCATCTGATCCGGATAATATGGTTAAGGTTGTTGTTGCCGATAATACCCAGGGAAGCGCTTCTACGGTTACAGGGAGCTCTGCCAGCAGAAACAGTAGTGGTAGAGCTGAGTCTCATGTCATTGAAGCTGGGAATCTCATCATATCAGTTCAAGTTCTTCGAAATGTGACAAAGAATTTCGCCCCAGAAAATGAGTTAGGCCGTGGTGGCTTTGGGGTGGTTTATAAGGGAGAATTGGATGACGGGACAAAAATAGCAGTGAAAAGAATGGAGGCTGGTGTGATTAGCAACAAAGCGTTGGATGAATTCCAGTCTGAAATTGCAGTTCTGTCAAAGGTTAGACACCGTCATTTGGTATCACTTTTGGGTTATTCCGTTGAAGGAAATGAGAGAATGCTCGTCTATGAATATATGCCTCAAGGGGCTCTGAGCAGGCATCTTTTCCATTGGAAGACCTTCGAATTAGAGCCCCTCTCTTGGAAGAGGAGGCTAAACATTGCCTTGGATGTTGCTAGGGGGATGGATTATCTTCACAATCTAGCTCACAAAAGCTTCATACACAGAGATCTTAAATCATCAAATATCTTACTTGGTGATGATTTTAAAGCAAAAGTTTCGGATTTTGGATTGGTGAAACTGGCTCCTGATGGTGAAAAATCTGTTGTGACCAGGCTTGCCGGGACTTTTGGTTACTTAGCACCAGAGTATGCTG TGACGGGAAAAATCACAACAAAAGTAGATGTCTTCAGTTTCGGGGTTGTGTTAATGGAGCTATTAACCGGAATGATGGCACTAGATGAGGATAGACCTGAAGAAAGCCAATACTTGGCTGCATGGTTCTGGCACATAAAATCGAATAAGGAGAAACTCATGGCTGCTATTGACCCAACTCTTGATAGAAAAGAAGAAACATTTGAGACCATCGCTATAATTGCAGAACTCGCTGGGCACTGCACTGCAAGGGAACCCAGCCAAAGACCGGATATGGGCCATGCCGTGAATGTATTGTCCCCACTTGTTGAAAAATGGAAACCTGTCGATGATGAGAATGAGGAGTATTCTGGGATTGATTATAGCCAGCCGCTTAACCAGATGGTAAAGGGTTGGCAGGACGCAGAAGGAAAGGACTCCGGTTATCTGAGCCTGGAAGACAGCAAGGGGAGTATACCGGCAAGGCCAACTGGCTTTGCAGAGTCTTTTACTTCCGCTGATGGTCGTTAA